A genomic region of Exiguobacterium sp. Helios contains the following coding sequences:
- a CDS encoding DsbA family protein translates to MEHEQCNGSYCSLDEPSIQQPTKPLEIYHFLDITQTDGLRLIPVLKKLELEYGHLFRLRTIATIPCAPSRSACDMSPLLILKAIELQGKTFGMRFMRRLRMLHNVEGKSAYSRSSLMRLAEALTEFGLDLAEFHRDIESDTIQLMLEKETELVTDWDVRILPTLAFVGDEEAIKAEGHYEYLIYVSILNELLEQPFEKQAKPPLEQFLRRYDTATTSEIAFIYDATEAQVEHELKKLMLQQKCVSLTYCDGKVWRHLKDSAHA, encoded by the coding sequence ATGGAACACGAACAATGCAACGGTTCATATTGTTCATTGGACGAACCATCAATTCAACAACCGACAAAACCACTAGAAATCTATCATTTTCTAGACATCACACAAACGGATGGTTTACGGTTGATTCCCGTTCTCAAGAAATTAGAATTAGAATACGGTCATCTGTTCCGTCTTCGGACAATTGCAACAATTCCTTGTGCGCCTTCGCGATCAGCGTGTGATATGTCACCTCTGCTGATTCTAAAAGCAATTGAATTGCAGGGGAAAACGTTTGGCATGCGATTCATGCGTCGTTTACGCATGTTGCATAATGTCGAAGGAAAAAGCGCTTATTCGCGCTCTTCCCTGATGCGATTGGCAGAAGCATTAACGGAATTTGGTCTTGATTTAGCAGAATTCCATCGTGATATCGAATCAGATACCATTCAATTGATGCTCGAAAAGGAAACTGAACTGGTGACCGATTGGGACGTACGTATTCTCCCGACGCTTGCTTTTGTTGGAGATGAGGAAGCAATCAAGGCTGAAGGCCATTATGAATACTTGATTTATGTATCGATTCTGAACGAATTGTTAGAACAACCGTTTGAGAAACAGGCAAAGCCTCCTCTCGAACAATTCTTGAGACGGTATGACACCGCAACGACTTCTGAAATTGCATTTATCTATGATGCAACAGAAGCGCAGGTTGAACACGAATTGAAAAAGTTAATGCTTCAACAAAAATGCGTTTCACTGACGTATTGTGACGGTAAAGTATGGCGTCATTTAAAAGATTCTGCCCATGCTTAA
- a CDS encoding CYTH domain-containing protein: MRQEMEIEFKNLLNETDYTKLMERYNTSGSSVWQANDYFDTPTFELRSYGAALRIREKKTGLVLTLKEPQDDGLLETHVSLSEQEAEDLFQYGLIHSPEMNQQLEKFELTTSLEHLGRLETERFEKQLESGLLVLDKSTYLGTTDYELEFEVTNYAAGKRAFEELLQTNEIPLRETKNKIVRFMDRKALTR; encoded by the coding sequence ATGAGACAAGAAATGGAAATTGAATTTAAAAACCTGTTAAACGAAACGGATTACACCAAACTGATGGAACGGTACAATACATCCGGGTCTTCTGTTTGGCAAGCAAATGACTATTTTGATACACCTACGTTTGAACTTCGTAGCTACGGTGCTGCATTGCGCATTCGTGAAAAGAAGACCGGTTTGGTTTTGACTTTGAAAGAACCGCAGGACGACGGGTTACTTGAAACACATGTGTCTTTGTCCGAACAAGAGGCGGAAGATTTATTCCAATACGGTTTGATCCACTCTCCTGAAATGAATCAGCAGTTGGAAAAATTCGAATTAACGACTTCACTTGAACATTTAGGACGCCTTGAAACAGAACGATTCGAGAAACAACTGGAAAGCGGTTTGTTAGTTTTAGATAAAAGTACGTATTTAGGCACCACAGATTATGAACTTGAATTTGAAGTGACAAACTACGCGGCCGGTAAACGTGCGTTCGAAGAACTGTTGCAAACAAACGAGATTCCCCTTCGTGAAACAAAAAATAAAATCGTCCGTTTTATGGACCGTAAAGCGCTTACACGTTAA
- a CDS encoding GTP pyrophosphokinase family protein: protein MTKENWDLFLAPYQIAVDELKVKLKAIRKQFQQRGEHSPIEFVTGRVKPVKSIIQKAERKSIDIELLEQDMQDIAGLRIMCQFVDDIIHVLELLRSRGDFKIVEERNYITQKKESGYRSYHIIIAYPVQTIEGEIPTLVEIQIRTLAMNFWATIEHSLNYKYQGNIPEETRERLRRAAEAAFLLDAEMSQLKVEIQDAQVVLHEREATEAKNRTKE from the coding sequence ATGACAAAAGAAAATTGGGACTTATTTCTCGCACCGTATCAAATCGCAGTGGATGAACTGAAAGTAAAACTAAAAGCCATTCGAAAACAATTTCAACAACGTGGGGAACATTCACCGATTGAATTTGTCACAGGACGTGTCAAACCTGTAAAAAGCATCATACAGAAGGCTGAGCGGAAATCGATTGATATTGAATTACTCGAGCAAGACATGCAAGACATTGCAGGTCTCCGAATCATGTGTCAATTTGTGGATGATATCATTCATGTCTTGGAGTTGTTACGTTCACGGGGAGACTTTAAAATTGTTGAGGAACGCAACTACATTACACAAAAGAAGGAGAGTGGGTATCGTTCGTACCACATCATCATTGCTTATCCTGTCCAAACGATTGAAGGAGAAATCCCGACACTTGTTGAGATTCAAATCCGGACACTTGCAATGAATTTTTGGGCGACGATCGAACATTCTTTGAATTATAAATATCAGGGGAACATTCCCGAAGAGACACGGGAACGATTGAGGCGTGCGGCTGAAGCAGCGTTTCTGCTCGATGCGGAGATGAGTCAGCTGAAAGTAGAGATACAAGATGCTCAAGTCGTTTTACATGAACGAGAGGCGACCGAAGCAAAGAATCGAACAAAAGAGTAG